The nucleotide sequence AGTATTTGGATCTGGAGCAAAAATGAACCCTGAACAAGTCGAAGACGTTGTACCTAAATTCAAACAATTCGACCCTGACTTCTGTATTTTCATTAGCCCAAACCCAGCAGCACCTGGTCCAGCTAGAGCAAGAGAATTATTATCTGCAGAAGATATTCCTGCTATTATCATCGGTGACGCTCCTGGTAAAGGTAAGAAAGATGAAATGGACGAACAAGGTTTAGGTTACATTATTGTAATGGCAGACCCAATGATCGGTGCAAAAAGAGAATGGTTAGACCCAACTGAAATGGCTATTTTCAACGCTGACATCATTAAGGTATTAGCAGAAACCGGTGCTTTAAGATTAGTACAAAAAACCATTGACGGTGTAATCGAAGCTGTTGAAGCAGGTAACGAAATCGAATTACCTAAACTCATTG is from Methanobrevibacter ruminantium and encodes:
- a CDS encoding F420-dependent methylenetetrahydromethanopterin dehydrogenase, with the protein product MVVKIAILRSGNIGTSPILDLLLDERADRPNIDVRVFGSGAKMNPEQVEDVVPKFKQFDPDFCIFISPNPAAPGPARARELLSAEDIPAIIIGDAPGKGKKDEMDEQGLGYIIVMADPMIGAKREWLDPTEMAIFNADIIKVLAETGALRLVQKTIDGVIEAVEAGNEIELPKLIVTAEKAVEAAKFQNPYAKAKAIAAYEMAGAVAGLDMKGCFMTKGFENFIPLVAAAHEMAACAAALADEAREIEKSNDTVLRTPHMKEGNVGCKVDLISKPE